A window of Watersipora subatra chromosome 10, tzWatSuba1.1, whole genome shotgun sequence genomic DNA:
AATGTGCACTAGACTGTTTGCACTGTTGACTGGAAGTGAGGCTGAAGTAGAAGATCATCTTTTGGCAGTTTCAATAGTGAATGCTCTCTACGATACATATTCTATGCATTTACCAAAGCAATATTGACGAAGTGCcaaaatatatgcatatatcacCGCCTAGATCGCATTTTGTACCTGTACTTGGCCAAGTAGGAATCAAGCAGATCAATTCCCCCCATATTACGGTTATAGTCACCTATAACTGATGGCATGGTAACATCTTTTTGTTGTTTAGTAGTTTTGTCCCAGCGTTTAGCAGAGACAACTGTCTCACAGCCAGTCAGGGTGGAAAGCAT
This region includes:
- the LOC137407005 gene encoding piggyBac transposable element-derived protein 2-like, whose product is MGKCELKSEKEIRKQGRGASDERVERTHNISAVRWFDNRAVAMLSTLTGCETVVSAKRWDKTTKQQKDVTMPSVIGDYNRNMGGIDLLDSYLAKYRYKMRSRR